A portion of the Chondrinema litorale genome contains these proteins:
- a CDS encoding SCO family protein produces MINKKAILGMLIIVLPGVIFALMRYVGKNHYILEPIETPTIAGCESYTENGAHKVPSFSMLNQDSTEYTDQKLQDKIYVAEFFFSTCPTTCVQMTSELLRVQDYFQDNENVKIVSYSVNPEYDTPEILKSYASTYGINTDFWTLLTGSKEEIYDIARCGYFVVAKPDEADAANFIHTDKVVLIDKEKQIRGYYNATDREDVDRLITEIQVIMQEYRLKS; encoded by the coding sequence ATGATCAATAAAAAAGCAATTCTTGGAATGCTTATAATAGTTCTTCCCGGTGTAATTTTCGCTCTTATGCGATATGTCGGGAAGAATCATTATATACTCGAGCCAATAGAAACACCTACAATAGCAGGCTGTGAATCTTACACCGAAAATGGAGCTCATAAAGTACCTTCTTTCAGTATGTTAAATCAAGATAGTACTGAATATACCGATCAAAAGCTCCAAGATAAAATTTATGTAGCCGAATTTTTCTTTTCTACTTGCCCTACAACCTGTGTTCAGATGACCTCTGAATTATTAAGGGTTCAAGATTATTTTCAAGATAATGAAAACGTTAAAATAGTCTCCTACTCTGTAAACCCAGAATACGATACACCAGAAATTCTCAAATCTTATGCAAGTACTTATGGTATCAATACAGATTTCTGGACATTATTAACTGGTAGCAAAGAAGAAATATATGACATCGCTCGCTGTGGTTATTTTGTTGTGGCAAAACCAGACGAGGCAGATGCTGCTAATTTTATCCATACAGACAAAGTGGTTTTAATCGATAAAGAAAAGCAGATAAGAGGTTATTACAATGCGACAGATCGAGAAGATGTAGACAGGCTTATAACCGAAATTCAGGTTATAATGCAAGAATACAGATTAAAATCATAA
- a CDS encoding alkaline phosphatase family protein, whose product MKKTVVINVVGLTSGLIGKHTPFLNEWKNKAKSAQIKPVLPAVTCSSQYTYLTGKWPSEHGIVGNGWYFRDECEIKLWRQSNHLVQANKVWEIAAEKNKDFTSANMFWWYNMYASVDYCVTPRPVYPSDGRKLPDIYSMPMDMREKLQKELGDFPLFNFWGPNSNIVCSKWIADASKIVEEWHSPTLTLIYLPHLDYNMQRYGKDDPRIHKDLEEIDEVCKDLITFYENKDAEVIVVSEYGITNVNKPININRIFRQKGYLSIKEDLGLEYLDAGTSKAFAVADHQIAHVYVNDKSKLAEVKSLLENTDGIELVLDEEGKKKYHIDHERSGELVVVADKDSWFTYYYWLDDKKAPDYARTVDIHRKPGYDPVELFLDPEIKVPLLKVGGILLKKKLGFRYLMDVIPLTPELVKGSHGRLTEDPEDQPIFISNKEGLEVDQSIEPVAVFDLILQHLFN is encoded by the coding sequence ATGAAAAAAACCGTGGTTATCAATGTGGTTGGGCTTACATCCGGACTGATAGGAAAGCATACTCCTTTCTTAAATGAATGGAAAAACAAAGCAAAATCGGCACAAATAAAACCTGTATTACCAGCAGTAACTTGCTCTTCTCAATATACTTACCTTACTGGAAAATGGCCAAGCGAACATGGCATAGTTGGTAATGGATGGTATTTTAGAGATGAGTGTGAAATAAAACTTTGGCGACAGTCTAATCATTTGGTTCAAGCTAACAAAGTTTGGGAGATAGCAGCCGAAAAAAACAAAGACTTTACAAGTGCAAATATGTTTTGGTGGTACAATATGTACGCCTCTGTAGATTACTGTGTAACTCCCCGACCTGTTTATCCTTCAGATGGTAGAAAACTACCAGATATTTACTCCATGCCAATGGACATGCGAGAGAAACTACAAAAAGAACTTGGTGATTTTCCGCTATTTAACTTTTGGGGACCTAACTCAAACATAGTATGTAGTAAATGGATTGCAGATGCTTCTAAAATTGTAGAAGAATGGCACTCACCTACACTTACCCTTATTTATCTGCCACATCTAGATTACAACATGCAAAGATATGGCAAAGATGACCCAAGAATACATAAAGATTTAGAAGAGATTGATGAAGTTTGCAAAGACCTCATTACTTTTTATGAGAATAAAGATGCTGAAGTTATAGTAGTTTCTGAATATGGAATTACCAATGTAAATAAACCCATCAACATCAATAGAATCTTTAGACAAAAGGGATACCTTTCTATAAAAGAAGATTTAGGACTTGAATATCTCGATGCAGGAACATCCAAAGCATTTGCTGTTGCCGACCACCAAATCGCCCATGTGTATGTGAATGATAAATCTAAGTTAGCAGAAGTAAAATCACTGCTAGAAAATACAGATGGTATAGAGCTAGTATTAGATGAAGAAGGAAAGAAAAAATACCATATAGATCATGAAAGAAGTGGCGAACTGGTTGTAGTTGCTGACAAAGATTCTTGGTTTACCTATTACTATTGGCTAGATGATAAAAAAGCACCAGATTATGCTAGAACAGTAGATATACATAGAAAACCTGGTTACGATCCAGTAGAACTATTTCTTGATCCAGAAATAAAAGTACCTCTATTAAAAGTAGGTGGAATATTATTAAAAAAGAAGTTAGGGTTTAGGTACTTGATGGACGTAATTCCGCTAACTCCTGAACTTGTAAAAGGCTCGCATGGCAGGTTAACAGAAGATCCAGAAGATCAGCCAATATTTATTAGCAATAAAGAAGGCTTGGAGGTAGACCAATCTATTGAACCAGTTGCTGTTTTTGATCTTATTTTGCAACACTTATTCAATTAA
- a CDS encoding DUF420 domain-containing protein: MSSISKANDSKYLWLIGVLSVVIPIAVAVLIFKPSSLIEFEGKWVYLLPHINGVINTVTSIFLLIGVYFIKNGKRNLHELCMTVSFVLGSIFLVSYVVYHASVPSTTFGGEGVVRYVYFFLLLTHILLSIIVVPFVLMAIYQAWTKKLEKHKKTVKYTFPIWLYVSITGVIVYIMISPYYNF; the protein is encoded by the coding sequence ATGAGTTCTATATCTAAAGCAAACGACAGTAAATATTTATGGCTAATTGGTGTACTTTCTGTAGTTATTCCAATAGCTGTTGCTGTTTTAATATTTAAACCAAGTTCTTTAATAGAGTTTGAAGGCAAATGGGTTTATCTTTTACCTCATATAAATGGTGTAATTAATACAGTTACAAGTATTTTTCTGCTTATAGGTGTTTATTTTATTAAAAATGGAAAGCGAAATTTACACGAATTGTGTATGACTGTTTCATTTGTTTTAGGATCTATCTTTTTAGTATCCTATGTAGTTTACCATGCCTCTGTACCCTCAACTACTTTTGGCGGAGAAGGAGTTGTCCGTTATGTTTATTTCTTTTTGCTGTTGACACACATATTACTGTCTATAATAGTGGTACCTTTCGTGTTAATGGCAATTTATCAGGCTTGGACTAAAAAATTAGAAAAACACAAAAAAACTGTAAAATATACGTTCCCGATTTGGTTGTATGTTTCAATAACAGGAGTAATTGTTTATATTATGATTAGTCCATATTATAATTTCTGA